One part of the Parasphingorhabdus sp. SCSIO 66989 genome encodes these proteins:
- a CDS encoding FAD-binding oxidoreductase: MAVLADHSVLDDIARSGAEVITDAESLEFFAHDIMGRGADLRAVVRPDDKDQLAAAVAAATGQGLAVIPRGGGVSYTGGYTPSQPGAVLFDLGAMDRVLDINETDRTVTVEAGCSWAKLHETLAPLGLRTPYWGTLSGLKATVGGSMSQNAIFWGSGRYGTAAQNCHALEVVLADGSILKTGPQFTRPYGPDLSGIFLADTGALGIKATITMPLIPEAKAHGYASFIFETHQDVLGAVAEIERAGIATECFGFDPGLNAIRMKRDSLSSDAKALGTMMKKQDSVWKALKEGAKVVAAGRDFLDEAKFSLHVLTEGRIQAAADADLEAARTIAMAHGASETDNTIPKIIRANPFGPLNGMLGPEGQRWAPIHGLLPHSKVAGCYEAIEALFAQHREEMDQHGMFTGTLITAVGGAGTIIEPCIYWPDESYGVHAQSMDAAHYAKLPKPDANPAARAVAHRLKQALVDLFHQWGAVHYQIGRTYRYRESLTPEADSLLQSIKQTVDPHGLMNPGALGLER; encoded by the coding sequence ATGGCGGTGCTCGCGGATCATTCGGTGCTGGATGACATTGCCCGGTCAGGGGCTGAGGTCATCACCGATGCTGAGAGCCTTGAATTTTTTGCGCATGACATCATGGGCCGCGGGGCCGATCTGCGTGCGGTGGTGCGCCCTGATGACAAAGACCAACTGGCGGCAGCAGTAGCCGCAGCGACAGGTCAGGGGCTGGCGGTCATCCCGCGTGGTGGCGGTGTCAGCTATACAGGCGGCTATACCCCAAGCCAGCCGGGCGCAGTGTTGTTTGACCTCGGCGCGATGGACCGGGTTCTGGATATCAACGAAACCGACAGGACGGTAACTGTCGAAGCGGGATGCAGCTGGGCCAAGCTGCATGAAACGCTTGCGCCATTAGGCCTCAGAACGCCCTATTGGGGCACGCTGTCTGGATTAAAAGCCACTGTTGGCGGATCGATGAGCCAGAATGCGATCTTCTGGGGCTCGGGGCGCTATGGCACAGCGGCGCAAAACTGCCATGCGCTGGAAGTGGTACTGGCGGATGGCAGCATCCTCAAAACCGGTCCTCAATTCACCCGTCCCTATGGACCTGATTTGTCCGGTATTTTTCTCGCCGACACCGGAGCGTTGGGCATCAAGGCGACGATTACCATGCCGCTGATCCCCGAGGCAAAGGCGCATGGCTATGCGAGCTTTATTTTTGAGACGCATCAGGACGTGCTCGGAGCGGTCGCAGAGATTGAGCGCGCAGGCATAGCGACCGAATGCTTCGGATTTGATCCCGGGCTGAACGCCATCCGGATGAAGCGCGATAGCCTGAGCAGCGACGCCAAGGCGCTCGGCACGATGATGAAGAAGCAGGACTCTGTCTGGAAGGCGCTCAAAGAAGGTGCGAAGGTAGTCGCGGCAGGGCGGGATTTTCTTGATGAAGCCAAATTCTCGCTGCATGTGCTGACCGAAGGGCGGATACAGGCGGCGGCCGATGCCGATCTGGAGGCAGCGCGCACCATTGCCATGGCGCATGGTGCCAGCGAGACCGACAATACCATCCCCAAAATCATCCGCGCCAATCCCTTTGGCCCGCTCAACGGCATGTTGGGCCCGGAAGGCCAGCGCTGGGCACCAATCCATGGCTTACTGCCGCATTCCAAGGTGGCTGGTTGCTATGAAGCGATTGAAGCGCTGTTTGCGCAGCACCGTGAAGAGATGGATCAGCATGGCATGTTCACCGGCACTCTGATTACCGCTGTTGGCGGCGCGGGCACGATTATTGAGCCATGCATTTATTGGCCGGATGAATCCTATGGAGTGCATGCACAATCCATGGATGCGGCGCATTATGCCAAGCTGCCAAAGCCGGATGCCAACCCAGCAGCGCGAGCGGTGGCACATCGACTGAAACAGGCGCTTGTTGATCTTTTCCATCAATGGGGTGCAGTGCATTATCAGATTGGCCGGACCTATCGCTATCGTGAAAGCCTGACACCAGAGGCGGATAGCTTGCTTCAGAGCATCAAACAGACCGTCGATCCGCATGGATTGATGAATCCCGGTGCATTGGGATTAGAGCGATGA
- a CDS encoding MFS transporter, with protein sequence MGKERSEFSLGWKVLLAGVLGVACGASPIPFNVIGFTVEPLIAEFGWSRTQILLPITLFGIIASLLAPFFGSLADKYGVRKVALYSLAAFGLSFAAISLTPTAAATSTLYTYYALWVLVGLVGIGSTPVSWSRAINLWFFKNRGLALGILLLGTSLAAIVVPKLAVWAIEAYGWRAMFAVVAALPLLIGLPIGFLLFREPRPEERPKAILSDSGKLTGVTLGTALKDYRFWLIWLSIAIIATAFGGAFINLPAMLGDRGMEAQQAASVMGILGIGILLGRLATGVLLDRFWQGFVAFPLLCLPAISCIILLGDNIGFTAAALAGFLLGFAAGAESDLIAFLTGRYFGMAHYGKIYGMIYMPFGLFNALSPIIYAYVRDTTGSYNPILTIAIFAFIAGGGLLLLLGRYPQEFPEIDDDTGNLEAEPA encoded by the coding sequence ATGGGCAAGGAACGATCTGAATTCTCCCTTGGCTGGAAGGTCCTGTTGGCCGGAGTGTTGGGCGTTGCCTGTGGAGCATCGCCGATACCGTTCAATGTCATCGGCTTTACGGTTGAGCCGTTAATTGCGGAATTTGGCTGGAGCCGGACCCAGATATTGCTGCCGATCACGCTGTTCGGCATCATCGCCTCCTTGCTTGCTCCGTTCTTTGGGTCGCTGGCGGACAAATATGGGGTGCGCAAGGTTGCGCTCTATTCACTGGCGGCCTTTGGCCTGTCCTTTGCCGCGATATCGCTGACGCCAACCGCGGCGGCAACCTCCACTCTCTATACCTATTATGCGCTGTGGGTATTGGTTGGTCTGGTGGGGATTGGCTCCACGCCGGTCAGTTGGAGCCGCGCAATCAATCTGTGGTTCTTCAAAAATCGCGGGTTGGCGCTGGGCATATTGCTGCTCGGCACCAGCCTCGCCGCGATTGTGGTGCCCAAGCTCGCCGTCTGGGCGATTGAAGCCTATGGCTGGCGGGCCATGTTTGCCGTTGTCGCAGCATTGCCGCTGCTTATCGGGCTGCCGATAGGCTTTCTGCTGTTCCGTGAACCACGCCCGGAAGAACGCCCCAAGGCGATATTGAGCGACAGCGGCAAGCTGACCGGCGTAACGCTGGGAACGGCGCTGAAAGACTATCGCTTCTGGCTGATCTGGCTGTCTATCGCCATCATCGCCACGGCCTTTGGTGGCGCATTTATCAATCTGCCCGCCATGCTGGGTGATCGCGGCATGGAGGCACAGCAAGCGGCCTCTGTTATGGGCATATTGGGTATCGGGATATTGCTCGGGCGGCTGGCGACCGGGGTGTTGCTGGATCGCTTCTGGCAGGGCTTTGTTGCCTTTCCGTTGCTGTGTCTGCCGGCCATCTCCTGCATCATCCTTTTGGGCGATAATATTGGTTTCACCGCGGCAGCGCTCGCTGGGTTCCTGCTTGGTTTTGCCGCTGGCGCGGAAAGCGACCTGATCGCCTTTCTCACCGGTCGCTATTTCGGCATGGCGCATTATGGTAAGATATATGGCATGATCTATATGCCTTTCGGACTGTTCAATGCGCTGTCGCCGATCATCTATGCCTATGTGCGCGATACCACCGGCAGCTATAATCCGATCCTCACCATCGCGATTTTTGCCTTCATTGCTGGCGGCGGATTGCTGTTGTTGCTTGGCCGCTATCCTCAGGAGTTTCCTGAAATAGACGACGATACCGGCAATCTTGAAGCGGAGCCGGCCTGA
- a CDS encoding DUF1838 family protein, with protein MKAHLKFAGLATIASLFVAANSAQARELDPSDPTDAVEIMKRTQCGEADNVPAVYHWSGRGYSRVRGEPDSLLFKLQGMNVRQCITVEDAERGKGYRMVSREVMFYVDPETNEILRTWDNPWTGETTNVMHVANDPVNSRASYPYSADGKPYALPNFRQQDDWLFMPFEAPLFYHNVLAGDYQDYVGNKYHAMEIFDFTMRASEVLDSENSTAYPAIAWVRVSDWLPWMKMRGRQGQMVFNATGAKLKSYDDLPAIIKDEIALNYPIYNAPPPVDDSRKNETTWTVFKKMIDEQRAKEKGEEKAGGGH; from the coding sequence ATGAAAGCGCATCTCAAATTCGCTGGACTGGCGACCATCGCCAGCCTGTTTGTCGCCGCTAATAGCGCACAGGCGCGTGAGCTTGATCCATCTGATCCGACCGACGCGGTTGAGATCATGAAACGGACCCAATGCGGCGAGGCCGACAATGTGCCGGCAGTGTATCACTGGTCGGGCCGCGGCTATTCGAGGGTGCGCGGTGAGCCCGACAGTCTGTTGTTCAAACTGCAGGGCATGAATGTGCGCCAGTGCATCACCGTGGAAGACGCGGAGCGTGGCAAAGGCTATCGCATGGTCAGCCGAGAGGTGATGTTCTATGTTGATCCTGAGACCAATGAGATTTTGCGCACATGGGACAACCCTTGGACCGGTGAAACCACCAATGTGATGCATGTCGCCAATGACCCGGTGAACAGCCGTGCGAGTTATCCCTATTCAGCTGATGGCAAGCCCTATGCGTTGCCCAATTTCCGGCAACAGGATGACTGGCTGTTCATGCCGTTTGAGGCACCGCTTTTCTATCACAATGTGCTGGCCGGCGATTATCAGGATTATGTTGGCAACAAATATCATGCCATGGAGATTTTTGATTTCACCATGCGCGCATCCGAGGTGCTCGATTCAGAAAATTCCACCGCCTATCCGGCGATTGCCTGGGTGCGCGTTTCTGACTGGCTGCCCTGGATGAAGATGCGCGGACGACAGGGCCAGATGGTGTTCAATGCTACTGGTGCCAAGCTGAAATCCTATGATGACCTGCCTGCTATCATCAAGGACGAGATTGCGCTGAATTACCCGATCTACAATGCGCCGCCACCAGTGGATGATAGCCGCAAGAACGAAACCACCTGGACGGTGTTCAAGAAGATGATTGATGAGCAGCGTGCCAAGGAAAAGGGTGAGGAAAAGGCCGGTGGCGGGCATTAA
- a CDS encoding HpcH/HpaI aldolase/citrate lyase family protein: MQGFTNFLFAPGNRPDRIAKALETKADLVCIDLEDSVPATEKDAARDAALDSLGIVSKTRKAIRTNGLRTQSGLKDLLALAESRTVPELIFLPMVESPAEVEIAHAILGGKGCGLVPLIETVKGLRRGDAIAGSDGVTAMMFGGGDFSSQIGTKLEWEPLLAARSQFIMCGATAQLLLIDVPYIDLNNEAGLAEECQKAKALGFHAKAAIHPKQIETIAANMQPSAEEIAEAKAAIDAFEAGGGKAIAFNGRMLEAPVMSRYRQLLAAAK; the protein is encoded by the coding sequence ATGCAGGGTTTTACCAACTTCTTATTTGCGCCAGGCAATCGGCCTGACAGAATAGCCAAGGCCCTGGAAACAAAAGCAGATTTGGTCTGCATTGATCTGGAAGACTCGGTTCCAGCGACAGAAAAGGACGCAGCGCGCGATGCAGCGCTGGATTCGCTAGGTATTGTATCAAAGACTCGAAAAGCCATTCGGACCAATGGTCTGCGGACCCAATCGGGCCTTAAGGACCTGTTGGCATTGGCCGAATCCAGGACTGTTCCGGAGTTGATATTCCTGCCGATGGTAGAAAGTCCGGCCGAAGTTGAGATTGCCCATGCTATTCTTGGGGGTAAAGGATGCGGTCTGGTTCCGCTTATCGAAACCGTCAAAGGCCTGCGTCGTGGCGATGCCATAGCCGGTTCTGACGGCGTTACGGCGATGATGTTTGGCGGCGGCGACTTCTCATCGCAAATCGGCACCAAGCTGGAGTGGGAGCCGCTGCTGGCGGCGCGGTCACAATTTATCATGTGCGGCGCAACGGCGCAGTTGCTGCTGATTGACGTGCCCTATATCGACCTCAACAACGAAGCGGGTCTCGCTGAAGAATGCCAGAAGGCAAAAGCACTGGGCTTTCATGCCAAGGCCGCCATTCATCCGAAACAGATTGAGACAATCGCCGCGAACATGCAGCCAAGTGCGGAAGAAATCGCAGAGGCAAAAGCCGCGATCGATGCATTTGAGGCAGGTGGCGGCAAAGCCATCGCCTTTAACGGCCGGATGTTGGAAGCACCGGTGATGTCGCGCTACCGCCAGCTATTGGCAGCGGCTAAATAA
- a CDS encoding MaoC family dehydratase, with the protein MREGVVEVSPGRFRETFGRYFEDFEIGHIYEHRPGRTITDTDNVHFTLLTMNTHPAHFDYEFAKKTEFKKPLICSPLTVALMVGMSVSDTSQKAVANLGWDKIRLTHPLFPGDTLYAESEVLDKRESSSRPEQGIVTVKTIGKNQNGDVVCTFERTMLIWKRGCGPVDD; encoded by the coding sequence ATGCGTGAGGGTGTAGTAGAGGTCAGTCCGGGACGTTTCCGCGAGACTTTTGGCCGCTATTTCGAAGATTTTGAAATCGGCCATATCTATGAGCATCGGCCCGGGCGAACCATTACCGATACCGATAATGTGCACTTCACTCTGCTCACTATGAACACCCATCCGGCGCATTTCGATTATGAATTTGCCAAGAAGACCGAGTTCAAAAAGCCACTTATCTGCTCGCCGCTGACGGTTGCGTTGATGGTCGGGATGAGTGTTTCCGATACCAGCCAGAAAGCGGTCGCCAATCTGGGCTGGGACAAGATCCGTCTTACCCATCCGCTCTTTCCCGGCGACACGCTCTATGCCGAGAGCGAGGTGCTCGACAAGCGTGAGTCCTCGTCACGACCCGAACAGGGCATCGTTACCGTCAAAACCATTGGCAAAAACCAGAATGGCGATGTGGTGTGCACCTTTGAGCGCACCATGCTGATCTGGAAGCGCGGCTGCGGCCCGGTTGATGATTAG
- a CDS encoding acyl-CoA dehydrogenase family protein: protein MASAVETEQRTIDPEDERAFLEAIEKWVESEVIPVVMEHDHGDIWPEKLVEQMTEMGLFGATIGTEYGGLGLPATTYAKIIAYISSYWMAITGIVNSHLIMATAVERFGTPEQKAKWLPKFASGEIRGGLALTEPNAGTDLQAIRTVARREGDEYVINGTKTWISNGIQGSCFALLVKTDPKAEPRYKGMSMMIAPKGEGFGVGKKFDKLGYKSIDSAELTFDNYRIPAENLIGMEEGQGFFQATGGLELGRINVAARGVGLAEGALRLATEYAQLRETMGKPISEHQAIQLKLGEMVTRARAARLLTLDAAEAYDRGLRCDMEAGMAKYYASEAAVRNSEEGLRIHGGYGYSKEYDIERYYRDSILMCIGEGTNELQRMIISKQWVKRNPA from the coding sequence ATGGCCAGTGCAGTAGAAACAGAGCAAAGAACCATTGATCCGGAAGATGAACGCGCCTTTCTCGAAGCGATAGAAAAATGGGTGGAAAGCGAAGTCATTCCGGTGGTCATGGAGCATGACCATGGTGATATCTGGCCGGAGAAGCTGGTTGAACAGATGACCGAAATGGGCCTGTTCGGCGCCACAATTGGCACCGAATATGGCGGTTTGGGCCTGCCTGCGACCACCTATGCCAAGATCATTGCCTATATCTCCTCCTATTGGATGGCGATCACCGGGATTGTGAATTCGCATCTGATCATGGCGACGGCGGTAGAACGCTTTGGCACGCCGGAGCAAAAGGCCAAATGGCTGCCCAAATTTGCCAGTGGCGAAATCCGCGGCGGGCTGGCGCTTACTGAGCCTAATGCCGGTACGGACCTGCAGGCCATCCGCACCGTCGCCCGGCGCGAAGGTGATGAATATGTCATCAATGGCACCAAGACCTGGATATCCAACGGTATTCAGGGCAGTTGCTTTGCACTGCTGGTCAAGACCGACCCCAAGGCGGAGCCGCGCTACAAAGGCATGAGCATGATGATCGCGCCCAAGGGCGAAGGCTTTGGCGTTGGTAAGAAATTCGACAAGCTGGGCTATAAGTCGATCGACAGTGCCGAACTGACATTCGACAATTACCGTATCCCGGCAGAGAATCTGATCGGAATGGAAGAGGGCCAAGGCTTCTTCCAGGCCACCGGCGGTCTGGAACTGGGGCGTATCAATGTCGCCGCGCGCGGCGTGGGTCTGGCCGAAGGGGCGCTGCGGCTGGCGACCGAATATGCCCAGCTGCGAGAAACCATGGGCAAGCCGATTTCAGAGCATCAGGCAATTCAGCTCAAACTGGGGGAAATGGTCACACGCGCTAGAGCGGCGCGGCTGCTGACGCTGGATGCGGCAGAAGCCTATGACCGTGGCCTGCGCTGCGACATGGAAGCAGGCATGGCCAAATATTATGCCTCCGAAGCGGCGGTGCGCAATTCTGAAGAAGGCCTGCGCATCCATGGTGGTTATGGCTATTCCAAGGAATATGACATTGAGCGCTATTATCGCGATTCCATCCTGATGTGCATCGGCGAAGGCACCAATGAACTGCAGCGGATGATCATCTCCAAGCAATGGGTGAAGCGGAATCCGGCATGA
- a CDS encoding CaiB/BaiF CoA transferase family protein: MSAAKQPLKGFRVLSAEQYGAGPYGTMFLAQLGADVIKIEPPKGGDTARQVGPHWLREAESLYFQSFNLNKRSLTLDLRSEKGIEVLHRLVKDADVMANNLRGDVPARIGLDYDSLKSVNPAIVCAHCSAYGRDNERAKWPGYDYLMQAEAGFCSLTGEPDGPPVRFGLSMVDFMSGTQMAVGLLAALLDAQRSGEGCDVDVDLLSAAVHQTSYPAIWYMNENDVTGRVTRGAHPSATPSQMFKAADGWMFVMAQIPKFWPVLAAKIDHSELIDDPRFDTPANRLKNRAELTAVLDKVFEQHPMQHWQQLLQGHVPVAPVFALDQALDNPWLKTIGMRETISHKDRQEIDVLSSPIKLNGERLPNKAGPLLGEDSDTILGEIGYDADAIASLRAEGIV; encoded by the coding sequence ATGAGCGCAGCGAAGCAACCGCTAAAGGGCTTCCGCGTCCTCTCCGCAGAGCAATATGGCGCGGGGCCCTATGGGACGATGTTCCTTGCTCAGCTTGGCGCGGATGTCATCAAGATCGAGCCACCCAAAGGGGGCGATACAGCGCGGCAGGTGGGCCCGCATTGGCTGCGTGAGGCAGAGAGTCTCTATTTCCAGAGCTTCAACCTCAACAAGCGATCGTTGACACTGGATCTGCGCAGCGAGAAGGGGATCGAGGTGCTGCATCGGCTGGTCAAGGACGCCGATGTCATGGCCAATAATCTGCGCGGCGATGTACCGGCGCGCATCGGGCTGGATTACGATAGTCTGAAATCGGTCAACCCGGCGATAGTCTGCGCCCATTGCTCCGCCTATGGCCGCGACAATGAGCGGGCGAAATGGCCCGGCTATGATTATCTGATGCAGGCAGAGGCGGGCTTTTGCTCGCTCACCGGAGAACCTGATGGACCGCCAGTGCGTTTTGGCCTCTCCATGGTCGATTTTATGTCCGGCACGCAAATGGCGGTCGGCCTTTTGGCTGCTTTGCTTGATGCGCAGCGTAGCGGTGAAGGCTGTGATGTCGATGTCGATCTGCTGTCGGCTGCGGTACATCAGACGAGCTATCCCGCCATCTGGTATATGAATGAAAATGATGTCACTGGTCGCGTCACCCGCGGCGCGCACCCATCGGCCACGCCCAGCCAGATGTTCAAAGCAGCAGATGGCTGGATGTTCGTCATGGCGCAGATTCCGAAATTCTGGCCTGTTCTTGCGGCAAAGATCGACCATAGCGAACTGATCGATGATCCACGCTTCGATACGCCTGCCAACAGGCTGAAGAACCGGGCCGAACTGACTGCGGTTCTCGATAAGGTTTTTGAGCAGCATCCGATGCAGCATTGGCAGCAATTGCTGCAAGGCCATGTGCCGGTAGCCCCGGTCTTTGCGCTCGATCAAGCGTTAGACAATCCTTGGTTAAAAACCATCGGTATGCGTGAAACCATCAGCCACAAAGACCGGCAGGAAATAGATGTCCTGTCCAGCCCGATCAAGCTGAATGGTGAACGGCTGCCCAACAAGGCGGGACCGCTGTTGGGAGAAGACAGCGACACGATATTGGGTGAAATCGGCTATGATGCTGATGCCATTGCATCGCTCCGCGCCGAGGGAATTGTCTAA
- a CDS encoding CaiB/BaiF CoA transferase family protein, which yields MGKLSGIKVVDLSLFLPGPMLTLMMADHGAQVIKVEPPTGDPVRQMEPMEAGQSVWFRNLNRGKQTLSLDLKSDEGQQQLWQLLSDADVMVEGFRPGVMTRLGFDYETVAKHNPSIVYCSISAFGQEGEMAHHPAHDLAVQALSGFLSVNDGADGTPVVPGVPSADMAAGLNGLSGILMALLGRQQTGKGDYIDIAMLDSMLPWCAHIAGSAIAGGDSPRSQSQRSLGGAAFYNVYKTADDKHVVLGAREIKFARTLLGALDRLDLLPLAEMEAGEAQAPLIAFLRETFASKSRDQWVEWFADKDVAFAPVLDFREALDQNFIAERELWVEVDGTHQLAPSIRFASEEKWSPPSPEAGQ from the coding sequence ATGGGCAAGCTCTCTGGCATAAAGGTCGTTGACCTCTCGCTATTCTTACCGGGGCCAATGCTCACGCTGATGATGGCGGATCATGGTGCCCAGGTGATAAAGGTAGAGCCGCCAACAGGTGATCCGGTGCGTCAGATGGAGCCCATGGAGGCGGGCCAATCGGTGTGGTTCCGAAACCTCAACCGCGGCAAGCAAACTTTGTCGCTTGATTTGAAATCCGACGAAGGCCAGCAGCAATTATGGCAGCTTCTTTCTGACGCTGATGTCATGGTCGAAGGGTTTCGCCCCGGCGTTATGACGCGACTGGGTTTCGACTATGAGACCGTTGCCAAACATAACCCGTCCATCGTTTACTGCTCTATCTCTGCCTTTGGGCAGGAAGGTGAAATGGCGCACCATCCGGCGCATGATCTGGCGGTGCAGGCCCTTTCCGGATTTCTTTCAGTCAATGATGGCGCTGATGGTACCCCGGTGGTGCCGGGCGTGCCGTCCGCAGATATGGCCGCAGGTCTCAATGGCCTGTCAGGCATATTGATGGCGTTGCTGGGCAGGCAGCAGACGGGCAAGGGTGACTATATCGACATCGCCATGCTCGATAGCATGTTGCCCTGGTGCGCGCATATTGCAGGTTCTGCAATTGCCGGAGGAGACTCGCCGCGCTCCCAATCCCAGCGTTCACTTGGGGGCGCCGCTTTTTATAATGTCTATAAGACAGCGGACGATAAGCATGTCGTTCTGGGCGCACGCGAGATCAAATTTGCTCGCACTTTGTTGGGCGCATTGGACAGGCTTGACCTTCTACCGCTGGCGGAGATGGAAGCAGGGGAAGCGCAGGCACCGCTCATTGCATTTTTGCGCGAGACATTCGCCAGCAAAAGCCGTGATCAATGGGTGGAGTGGTTTGCTGACAAGGATGTCGCCTTCGCTCCCGTTCTGGATTTCCGTGAAGCTCTGGACCAGAATTTCATCGCCGAGCGCGAACTGTGGGTTGAGGTTGATGGCACCCATCAGCTTGCACCATCAATACGCTTTGCCTCTGAAGAGAAATGGTCTCCACCCTCGCCAGAGGCTGGACAATAA
- a CDS encoding GntR family transcriptional regulator has protein sequence MSGQKTGAKKQPRYIELADDLREEVLNGAYSDPGEFPTESVLCKKYGVSRFTVREALRKLTMEGLIARKRGSGTVVQPAIARGGALHQPLSNISEILQYARDTTISFVPMPAQDIPAKITEQLGISPKRKWFVFHGERMKAGRRRPIAVTIAWINPDLADVVAQIDPEAATLFSQLEEKGNLSVGRITQDIQAISASKSFARRLGIEKGDPILRILRCYFDRDDRMFEISASYHPGERFAYSMHIEAD, from the coding sequence ATGTCTGGACAGAAAACAGGGGCCAAGAAACAACCCCGCTATATTGAGCTCGCCGATGACCTTCGTGAAGAAGTGCTGAATGGAGCTTATTCTGATCCGGGCGAATTTCCTACAGAATCTGTGCTGTGCAAGAAATATGGTGTCAGCCGTTTCACCGTAAGAGAGGCTTTGCGCAAGCTGACAATGGAGGGCTTGATCGCCCGCAAGCGCGGTTCTGGCACGGTGGTTCAACCAGCCATTGCCCGCGGTGGCGCATTGCACCAACCGCTGAGCAATATCAGCGAAATTCTGCAATATGCGCGCGATACCACGATCAGCTTTGTTCCCATGCCGGCACAGGATATTCCGGCGAAGATAACCGAGCAGCTTGGGATTTCGCCCAAACGCAAATGGTTCGTTTTCCACGGCGAGCGCATGAAGGCCGGACGCAGACGACCCATCGCCGTAACCATTGCATGGATCAACCCTGATCTCGCCGATGTGGTGGCGCAGATTGATCCCGAAGCTGCGACATTGTTCAGCCAGTTGGAAGAAAAGGGCAATCTGTCTGTTGGCCGTATCACCCAGGACATTCAAGCTATCTCGGCGAGCAAGAGCTTTGCCCGCCGTCTGGGTATCGAGAAAGGCGACCCGATCCTGCGCATATTGCGGTGCTATTTTGACCGGGATGACCGCATGTTTGAAATCTCCGCAAGCTACCATCCCGGCGAGCGCTTTGCCTATTCCATGCATATCGAGGCCGATTAG
- a CDS encoding MmgE/PrpD family protein, translating into MMTQESQTQKLGHHLLRPVDEATRQRARLHLLDWLACVAGALQSRPARNHFAKYIHRSAWLGNVLEMDDVHRTAILHPGPVIWPMMESPTRSMNAMLDAAVRGYEAIIAIGSTFDQRHYGFYHNTATAGIFGAAVAAITAQRSDLDMLVNAMGLAGSVAGGLWQMRHEACDAKQWHVAHALRSGREAALAAEAGAVGPRYVLEGEQGLYAATCDKAKPMLLADGWQMHAVSFKPWGACRHVHPAIDAALQFQQQYGALSGEILVETYADALTFCDRADPQSVVEAKFSLQHGVAVAASKGAPELADFEVAAFDQFANLRSQVVVRECPDITARYPAHFGARISANGHQLELVDTLGDPERPIDRAQIIDKMHALALWGGLTKKDADRATSLALEGDEPDAIAHMLGEWLL; encoded by the coding sequence ATGATGACGCAAGAGAGCCAGACGCAGAAACTTGGGCACCATTTGCTTCGCCCGGTTGACGAGGCCACCCGGCAACGCGCCAGACTGCATCTGCTCGATTGGCTGGCATGTGTGGCGGGTGCACTGCAATCAAGACCGGCGCGCAATCATTTTGCCAAATATATTCACCGGTCGGCATGGCTTGGCAATGTGCTGGAAATGGACGATGTCCATCGCACTGCTATTCTCCACCCCGGCCCGGTCATCTGGCCGATGATGGAAAGCCCGACCAGATCGATGAATGCCATGCTCGATGCGGCGGTGCGCGGGTATGAGGCAATCATCGCTATCGGTTCTACCTTTGATCAGCGGCATTATGGCTTTTATCACAACACGGCGACGGCTGGCATCTTTGGCGCGGCTGTTGCCGCAATCACGGCGCAGCGCAGTGATCTGGACATGCTGGTCAATGCCATGGGCCTGGCGGGTAGTGTAGCCGGTGGCCTTTGGCAGATGCGCCACGAGGCATGCGATGCCAAACAATGGCATGTTGCGCATGCATTAAGGTCTGGCAGGGAAGCGGCTCTGGCTGCCGAGGCGGGCGCCGTCGGTCCGCGCTATGTTCTTGAGGGAGAGCAGGGGCTGTATGCGGCGACGTGCGATAAGGCCAAGCCGATGCTCCTTGCCGATGGCTGGCAAATGCACGCGGTCAGTTTCAAGCCATGGGGTGCATGCCGCCATGTGCACCCGGCCATTGATGCGGCGCTGCAGTTTCAGCAGCAATATGGTGCGCTTTCCGGTGAGATACTTGTAGAGACCTATGCCGATGCCCTGACATTTTGTGACCGGGCCGACCCCCAAAGCGTGGTCGAGGCCAAGTTTTCCTTACAGCATGGCGTTGCTGTTGCGGCAAGCAAGGGTGCTCCGGAACTGGCGGATTTTGAGGTCGCGGCCTTTGATCAATTTGCCAATCTCAGGAGCCAGGTGGTTGTACGCGAATGCCCCGACATCACTGCGCGCTACCCGGCCCATTTTGGTGCTCGCATAAGCGCCAATGGCCACCAGTTGGAGCTGGTCGACACGCTCGGCGATCCGGAAAGACCGATAGACCGCGCGCAGATTATCGACAAGATGCATGCCTTGGCGCTGTGGGGGGGATTGACCAAGAAAGACGCGGATCGCGCGACTTCTCTGGCGCTGGAAGGCGATGAGCCGGACGCCATTGCCCATATGCTTGGGGAGTGGTTGTTATGA